A single Streptomyces sp. 2114.4 DNA region contains:
- a CDS encoding peptidoglycan-binding protein, which yields MNAHTLSRAVRRTAVLAATAGLLTAGLLTGPASADSPAAGRPGPLAACAYYNGTALTVYGQRGDRVSQVQCLLANRRYLRWGDVTGYFGPKTLAAVKKFQSRHHLTANGKVDKKTWRALYA from the coding sequence GTGAATGCCCACACTCTCAGCCGAGCCGTCAGGCGCACGGCCGTCCTGGCCGCGACCGCGGGGCTGCTGACCGCCGGACTGCTCACCGGTCCGGCGTCCGCCGACAGTCCGGCGGCCGGCCGGCCCGGCCCGCTGGCCGCCTGCGCGTACTACAACGGAACCGCCCTCACCGTCTACGGTCAGCGCGGCGACCGCGTCTCGCAGGTGCAGTGCCTGCTGGCGAACCGCCGCTATCTCCGGTGGGGAGATGTGACCGGCTACTTCGGTCCCAAGACCCTGGCCGCGGTGAAGAAGTTCCAGTCCCGGCATCATCTGACCGCCAACGGCAAGGTCGACAAGAAGACCTGGCGGGCGCTCTACGCCTGA
- a CDS encoding LacI family DNA-binding transcriptional regulator — MERSNQRADGQSEGRPGERPTERDRERSGVRPGADRNPTIRAVAERAGVSKSLVSLVLQGSPRVSAARRQAVLAAIEELGYRPNAAARSLAARRTHTVGVLLHDMRNPWFVEVLDGLNSLLQAHGLRMLMIDARLDRRAGQDFARTFQELRVDGIVIVGTLPATDGLAEVAERLPTVIAGNHEPRLPRVDLVANDDERGARLATEHLIALGHRRIAHIAGQGQVGELRRRGFEAAIRSHGPSVSAVVESGDGTEEGGYRAAVRLLHPSRATGRPAPGDPTAERPTAVFAFNDISGVGALSAAQELGLDVPADLSLVGYDNTYLARIRHLWLNSVNNASHEVGRRAARCLLDRMEHPDAPAGQQLVPPELEIRGSTAPPRTV, encoded by the coding sequence ATGGAACGGTCCAACCAGCGCGCCGACGGGCAATCCGAAGGGCGGCCAGGCGAGCGGCCCACAGAGCGGGACCGCGAACGTTCCGGCGTGCGGCCGGGAGCGGACCGGAATCCGACGATCCGCGCTGTCGCCGAGCGCGCGGGCGTCTCCAAGTCGCTGGTCTCGCTCGTGCTGCAGGGCTCACCGCGGGTCAGTGCGGCCAGGCGGCAGGCCGTGCTGGCGGCGATCGAGGAGCTGGGCTACCGGCCGAACGCCGCGGCCCGCAGCCTGGCCGCACGCCGAACCCACACGGTCGGCGTGCTGCTGCACGATATGCGCAACCCCTGGTTCGTCGAGGTGCTGGACGGCCTGAACTCCCTGCTGCAGGCGCACGGTCTGCGGATGCTGATGATCGACGCCCGACTGGACCGGCGGGCCGGTCAGGACTTCGCCCGAACCTTCCAGGAACTGCGGGTCGACGGCATCGTCATCGTCGGCACGCTCCCGGCCACCGACGGCCTCGCCGAGGTCGCGGAACGGCTGCCGACCGTCATCGCCGGCAACCACGAACCGCGGCTGCCGCGCGTCGACCTCGTCGCCAACGACGATGAGCGCGGCGCCCGGCTCGCCACCGAACACCTCATCGCCCTCGGCCACCGGCGCATCGCCCATATCGCCGGACAGGGACAGGTCGGCGAGCTGCGCCGCCGCGGCTTCGAGGCCGCCATACGCTCCCACGGCCCGTCGGTGAGCGCCGTCGTCGAGAGCGGCGACGGAACCGAGGAGGGCGGCTACCGTGCGGCCGTCCGGCTGCTCCACCCCTCGCGTGCCACCGGACGCCCTGCCCCCGGAGATCCCACCGCCGAACGTCCCACCGCCGTCTTCGCGTTCAATGACATCTCCGGCGTCGGCGCGCTGTCCGCCGCCCAGGAACTGGGGCTGGACGTCCCCGCCGATCTCTCCCTCGTCGGCTACGACAACACCTACCTCGCCCGCATCCGCCACCTCTGGCTCAACTCGGTGAACAACGCCAGCCACGAGGTCGGGCGGCGGGCGGCGCGCTGCCTCCTGGACCGCATGGAGCACCCCGACGCCCCGGCCGGGCAGCAACTCGTGCCCCCGGAACTGGAGATCAGAGGCTCAACGGCACCACCCCGGACCGTCTGA
- a CDS encoding Gfo/Idh/MocA family protein gives MTSHETLGVAVIGTGRMGADHVRRINEVISGARVAAVVDIDADRIKHLADGIDGCTPYTDLAAAMDDPAVDAVLIASPGPAHEATLLETFARDLPVLCEKPLTPDAASALRVLEAEQALGHRRVQVGFMRRYDADYRTLKSLLEQGTYGRPLMLHNKHRNADTLPGFTNAMMINDSVVHEIDVTRWLLEEEITAVRVLRPAPTGNAPEGLSDPQLVLFETAGGQVVDTEIFVNCGFGYQVSCEAVCEGGTARIGDDHGVFSNTSGHWGGTIPPGFVERFEEAYDRQVQRWVNATRRGEVEGPSCWDGYAAAAVCEAGVRAQTTGERVTVDLIERPSLYR, from the coding sequence ATGACTTCGCACGAAACGCTCGGCGTGGCGGTCATCGGCACCGGCCGGATGGGCGCCGACCACGTACGCCGGATCAATGAGGTGATCAGCGGTGCCCGAGTGGCGGCCGTGGTCGACATCGACGCGGACCGCATCAAGCACCTCGCCGACGGCATCGACGGGTGCACCCCCTATACCGACCTGGCCGCCGCCATGGACGACCCCGCGGTGGACGCCGTACTGATCGCCTCGCCCGGACCCGCGCACGAGGCGACGCTGCTGGAAACCTTCGCGCGCGATCTGCCCGTGCTGTGCGAGAAGCCGCTGACGCCGGACGCGGCCTCCGCGCTGCGCGTCCTGGAGGCCGAGCAGGCGCTGGGGCACCGCCGCGTCCAGGTCGGCTTCATGCGCCGCTACGACGCCGACTACCGCACCCTCAAGTCCCTTCTGGAGCAGGGCACTTACGGTCGCCCGCTGATGCTCCACAACAAGCACCGCAACGCCGACACCCTGCCCGGCTTCACCAACGCGATGATGATCAACGACTCGGTGGTGCATGAGATCGATGTGACCCGCTGGCTCCTGGAGGAGGAGATCACCGCGGTCCGGGTGCTGCGCCCGGCGCCCACCGGCAACGCGCCGGAAGGCCTCAGCGACCCGCAGCTGGTCCTCTTCGAGACCGCGGGCGGCCAGGTCGTGGACACCGAAATCTTCGTCAACTGCGGTTTCGGCTACCAGGTCAGCTGCGAGGCGGTCTGCGAGGGCGGCACCGCCAGGATCGGCGACGACCACGGAGTGTTCAGCAACACCTCGGGCCACTGGGGTGGCACCATCCCCCCTGGTTTCGTGGAGCGCTTCGAGGAGGCCTACGACCGGCAGGTGCAGCGCTGGGTGAACGCCACCCGGCGCGGCGAGGTCGAGGGCCCCAGCTGCTGGGACGGCTACGCCGCGGCCGCCGTGTGCGAGGCGGGCGTACGGGCCCAGACCACCGGCGAGCGGGTGACCGTCGACCTGATCGAGCGGCCGTCGCTGTATCGCTAG
- a CDS encoding AlpA family transcriptional regulator, producing MTDRKLWSYKEIAAHIQVQPDTVRSYRKHGLLPEPDLVEGGKPYWFADTVRAWVAQRPGQRGRR from the coding sequence ATGACCGACCGCAAGCTCTGGTCGTACAAGGAGATCGCCGCGCACATCCAGGTGCAGCCGGACACCGTGCGCTCCTACCGCAAGCACGGGCTGCTGCCCGAACCGGATCTGGTGGAGGGCGGGAAACCGTACTGGTTCGCCGACACGGTCAGAGCGTGGGTGGCGCAGCGGCCGGGCCAGCGCGGCCGGCGCTGA
- a CDS encoding Gfo/Idh/MocA family oxidoreductase, with translation MKIGLIGTGRIGAFHARTLLSVPGVTGITVADADTARAASLAETLGVRPAASVEEMYADGLDGVVITAATSAHATLIHQALDAGVPVFCEKPVALDVPGTVGVVERARAGSAPVQIGFQRRFDAGYRAAREALHSGELGWLHTLRACTSDRTPPPAGYIPTSGGLFRDCSIHDFDILRWLTGREVVSVYAQGANRGAPFFTEGDDVDTCAALLRFDDDTLATVTATRYNGAGHDVRLEVCGSEGARFVGLDDRAPLPSAEPELSWQRAADPYATFMERFHDAYVTELGVFAEVVAGRAPSPCSPAEALEALYIAEACERSRRTDEPVAVADVRATAGGPPQPNSHSA, from the coding sequence ATGAAGATCGGTCTGATCGGCACCGGGCGCATCGGCGCGTTCCATGCCCGCACCCTGCTGAGCGTCCCGGGCGTCACCGGCATCACCGTCGCGGATGCGGACACCGCACGCGCCGCTTCGCTGGCCGAGACCCTGGGTGTACGGCCCGCCGCGAGCGTCGAGGAGATGTACGCGGACGGCCTCGACGGCGTAGTGATCACCGCCGCGACCAGTGCACACGCCACACTGATCCACCAGGCCCTGGACGCCGGGGTGCCGGTGTTCTGCGAGAAGCCGGTTGCGCTGGACGTGCCGGGCACCGTCGGCGTGGTGGAGCGGGCGCGGGCCGGCTCCGCGCCGGTACAGATCGGTTTCCAGCGCCGCTTCGACGCGGGTTACCGCGCCGCCCGCGAGGCGCTGCACTCCGGTGAGCTGGGCTGGCTGCACACCCTGCGGGCCTGCACCAGCGACCGGACGCCGCCGCCCGCCGGCTATATCCCCACCTCCGGCGGGCTGTTCCGGGACTGCAGCATCCATGACTTCGACATCCTGCGCTGGCTCACCGGCCGTGAGGTGGTCTCCGTCTACGCCCAGGGCGCCAACCGCGGCGCACCCTTCTTCACCGAGGGCGACGACGTGGACACCTGCGCGGCACTGCTGCGCTTCGACGACGACACCCTGGCCACCGTCACGGCGACCCGCTACAACGGCGCGGGCCATGACGTCCGGCTGGAGGTCTGCGGCTCCGAGGGCGCCCGCTTCGTCGGCCTCGACGACCGTGCGCCGCTGCCGTCCGCCGAGCCGGAGCTGTCGTGGCAGCGGGCGGCGGACCCGTACGCCACGTTCATGGAGCGCTTCCACGACGCCTACGTCACCGAGCTGGGCGTCTTCGCCGAGGTCGTGGCGGGGCGTGCGCCGAGCCCGTGCTCGCCCGCGGAGGCCCTGGAGGCGCTGTATATCGCCGAGGCGTGTGAGCGTTCGCGGCGCACGGACGAGCCGGTCGCCGTGGCGGATGTCCGGGCCACCGCGGGTGGCCCACCTCAGCCGAATAGTCACTCTGCGTAA
- a CDS encoding 2-dehydropantoate 2-reductase, protein MPRSSPAAAPARIAVIGGGAIGGYTAALARWAGLDVTLCVRSPLDGLSIESGGTVRPAAVRIVTDPAQVGPVDWVLLTTKAQDTAGAEGWLRRLCGRDTAVAVLQNGIGLEERVAPLVPRGTRILPTVVYISAERTAPGRVLHHVASELHVPEGPLADRFAALLDGSELRVHRVPDFTTAAWRKLFTNLAANPITALLQQRTGIFADPEMAALTRDLLREAAVVARAEGADIGEADISRTLELYATAPRDGGSSMLYDRLAGRPLEHEFITGAVVRAGERHGIATPLNRMLLTLLRAVDRELRGGKA, encoded by the coding sequence ATGCCCCGGAGCTCCCCAGCAGCGGCACCCGCCCGGATCGCGGTGATCGGCGGCGGCGCGATCGGTGGCTACACCGCGGCCCTCGCGCGGTGGGCGGGGCTCGACGTCACGCTGTGCGTACGCAGCCCGCTGGACGGTCTGAGCATCGAGAGCGGCGGCACGGTCCGGCCCGCCGCGGTGCGTATCGTCACCGATCCGGCGCAGGTGGGACCGGTCGACTGGGTGCTGCTGACCACCAAGGCGCAGGACACCGCGGGCGCCGAGGGCTGGCTGCGGCGGCTGTGCGGCCGGGACACCGCGGTCGCGGTGCTGCAGAACGGCATCGGCCTGGAGGAGCGCGTCGCTCCGCTCGTTCCCCGGGGCACCCGCATCCTCCCCACCGTGGTCTACATCTCGGCGGAGCGCACCGCGCCCGGCCGGGTCCTGCATCATGTCGCCAGTGAACTGCATGTGCCCGAGGGGCCGTTGGCGGACCGGTTCGCCGCCCTGCTGGACGGCAGCGAGCTGCGGGTGCATCGCGTGCCGGACTTCACCACGGCCGCCTGGCGCAAGTTGTTCACCAACCTCGCGGCCAATCCGATCACCGCTCTTCTCCAGCAGCGGACAGGGATCTTCGCCGACCCGGAGATGGCCGCGCTCACCCGCGATCTGCTGCGCGAGGCGGCCGTCGTCGCGCGTGCCGAGGGGGCGGACATCGGCGAGGCGGACATCTCCCGGACGCTTGAGCTGTACGCCACCGCTCCTCGGGACGGCGGTTCCTCGATGCTCTACGACCGCCTGGCGGGCCGTCCGCTGGAGCATGAGTTCATCACCGGCGCGGTGGTCAGGGCCGGTGAACGGCACGGCATCGCCACTCCGCTGAACCGGATGCTGCTGACCCTGCTGCGGGCGGTGGACCGCGAACTGCGGGGCGGGAAGGCGTAG
- a CDS encoding sugar phosphate isomerase/epimerase, with protein sequence MSVPHAAPPVLDRLRVGSAPDSWGVWFPDDDHQVPWQRFLDEVAEAGYEWIELGPYGYLPTDPAVLRDEITRRSLQVSAGTIFTSLHHGPSVWDKTWAHVSEVATLTQAMGAGHLVVIPSFWRDDKTAEEIEPRELTAEQWKHLTTGMERLGKRVRDEFGLDIVVHPHADTHIDTEEHVERFLHATDSGLVNLCLDTGHYAYCGGDSVKLIRTYGERIGYLHLKQVDPDILGEVVANGTPFGPAVKQGVMCEPPLGVPALPPVLQAAQELDVDLFAIVEQDMYPCPPDQPFPIAERTRRFLRSCGA encoded by the coding sequence ATGTCCGTTCCCCATGCCGCCCCGCCCGTCCTGGACCGCCTTCGCGTCGGTTCCGCACCCGACTCCTGGGGAGTCTGGTTCCCCGACGACGACCACCAGGTGCCCTGGCAGCGTTTCCTGGACGAGGTCGCCGAAGCCGGCTACGAGTGGATCGAGCTCGGCCCGTACGGCTACCTGCCCACCGACCCCGCCGTCCTGCGCGACGAGATCACCCGCCGCAGCCTGCAGGTCTCGGCCGGCACGATCTTCACCTCGCTGCACCACGGCCCGTCCGTATGGGACAAGACCTGGGCGCACGTCTCCGAGGTCGCCACCCTCACCCAGGCGATGGGCGCGGGACACCTCGTCGTCATCCCGTCCTTCTGGCGGGACGACAAGACCGCCGAGGAGATCGAGCCGCGCGAGCTGACCGCGGAGCAGTGGAAGCACCTGACCACCGGCATGGAGCGGCTGGGCAAGCGCGTACGGGACGAGTTCGGGCTGGACATCGTCGTCCACCCGCACGCCGACACCCACATCGACACCGAGGAACACGTCGAGCGGTTCCTGCACGCCACCGACTCCGGCCTGGTCAACCTCTGCCTGGACACCGGCCACTACGCCTACTGCGGCGGCGACAGCGTCAAGCTGATCCGCACCTACGGCGAGCGGATCGGCTACCTCCACCTCAAGCAGGTCGACCCGGACATCCTCGGCGAGGTCGTCGCCAACGGCACCCCGTTCGGCCCGGCCGTCAAGCAGGGCGTGATGTGCGAGCCGCCGCTCGGCGTGCCCGCCCTGCCGCCCGTCCTGCAGGCCGCCCAGGAGCTGGACGTCGACCTCTTCGCCATCGTCGAGCAGGACATGTACCCCTGCCCGCCCGACCAGCCGTTCCCCATCGCCGAGCGCACCCGCCGCTTCCTGCGCTCCTGCGGCGCCTGA
- a CDS encoding sugar porter family MFS transporter: MAAPTSQMAPASPRESVRARSAKRFIVGIAAIAALGGALFGYDTGVISGALPFMESHFGLTSLGEGIITSALLIGAAFGSLIGGRMADALGRRNSLLWAGSVFIGGALAVALSPSVPFMTVARFVLGLAVGSASVITPLYLSEIAPPHIRGRLVSFNSLMIVSGQLLAYLINAVLAQWAAWRWMLGLAALPAVALFAGLFFLPDTPRWYISKGRPNEAGRVLHRTLPAEDVPAELARIDQARALEADARRGAWQQLRTPWVRRLLLVGIGLAAVQQITGVNAVVYFAPKILASTGLGTGASITATIAIGAISVLATAVGMSLIDRVGRRPMLLAGLAGMAVSLALLGAAFRLPHSTAVSALVLGLMVLYMAFMQATLNTGVWLLLAEMFPLKVRGLAMGAAVFMMWMVNFGVALAFPLLLDAVGAGTTFWFFGVMCVLSLVFCKRYAPETKGLALEDLEHELRRAATKAAPGKESPSGSADSIPGGSPNGRPGGGPNGRPGGSPGRS; encoded by the coding sequence ATGGCCGCTCCGACCAGCCAGATGGCGCCCGCCAGCCCGCGCGAGAGTGTGCGGGCCCGCAGCGCCAAGCGCTTCATCGTCGGCATCGCTGCCATTGCCGCCCTCGGCGGCGCCCTGTTCGGCTACGACACCGGAGTGATCTCCGGCGCCCTCCCCTTCATGGAGAGCCATTTCGGCCTCACCTCTCTGGGCGAGGGCATCATCACCAGCGCGCTGCTGATCGGCGCGGCCTTCGGTTCGCTGATCGGCGGACGGATGGCCGATGCGCTGGGCCGGCGCAACTCCCTGCTGTGGGCGGGCTCCGTCTTCATCGGCGGTGCGCTGGCCGTCGCGCTCTCGCCGAGCGTTCCCTTCATGACCGTGGCGCGCTTCGTCCTCGGGCTCGCCGTCGGCAGCGCCTCCGTCATCACCCCGCTGTACCTGTCCGAGATCGCGCCCCCGCACATCCGCGGCCGGCTGGTCTCCTTCAATTCGCTGATGATCGTCAGCGGTCAGCTGCTCGCCTACCTCATCAATGCCGTTCTGGCGCAGTGGGCGGCCTGGCGCTGGATGCTGGGCCTCGCCGCGCTGCCCGCCGTGGCCCTGTTCGCCGGGCTGTTCTTCCTGCCCGACACGCCGCGCTGGTACATCAGCAAGGGCCGGCCCAACGAGGCGGGCCGGGTGCTGCACCGTACGCTGCCCGCCGAGGACGTACCCGCCGAACTGGCCCGTATCGATCAGGCCCGCGCCCTGGAGGCCGACGCCCGGCGCGGCGCCTGGCAGCAGCTGCGCACGCCATGGGTGCGGCGGCTGCTGCTGGTCGGGATCGGTCTGGCGGCCGTCCAGCAGATCACCGGGGTCAACGCCGTGGTCTACTTCGCGCCCAAGATCCTGGCGTCGACCGGTCTGGGCACCGGCGCCTCGATCACCGCCACCATCGCGATCGGCGCGATCTCCGTCCTGGCCACGGCCGTCGGGATGTCCTTGATCGACCGGGTCGGCCGGCGGCCCATGCTGCTTGCGGGGCTGGCCGGTATGGCCGTCTCGCTCGCCCTGCTCGGTGCCGCCTTCCGCCTGCCGCACTCCACCGCCGTCAGCGCCCTCGTGCTCGGCCTGATGGTTCTCTACATGGCGTTCATGCAGGCCACCCTCAACACCGGTGTCTGGCTGCTGCTCGCCGAGATGTTCCCGCTGAAGGTGCGCGGACTGGCCATGGGCGCCGCGGTGTTCATGATGTGGATGGTCAACTTCGGGGTCGCGCTGGCCTTCCCGCTCCTGCTCGACGCGGTCGGCGCGGGCACCACGTTCTGGTTCTTCGGCGTGATGTGTGTGCTGTCCCTGGTCTTCTGCAAGCGGTACGCACCGGAGACGAAGGGGCTGGCCCTGGAGGATCTGGAGCACGAGCTGCGCAGGGCGGCCACGAAGGCGGCACCGGGCAAGGAGAGCCCGAGCGGCAGCGCGGACAGCATCCCCGGCGGGAGCCCGAACGGAAGGCCCGGCGGCGGCCCGAACGGAAGGCCCGGCGGGAGTCCGGGCCGGAGCTGA